Proteins encoded together in one Gaiella occulta window:
- a CDS encoding carboxymuconolactone decarboxylase family protein translates to MAKLGEVPDWRQSSRFSGLEQDVLEYAEAMTRSDRDVDDDIFARIRRHFEDAGLVELTGWICLENLYSKFNRSFRIEAMGFCVVHRPDNER, encoded by the coding sequence TTGGCGAAACTCGGCGAGGTGCCGGATTGGCGGCAGAGTTCTCGCTTCAGCGGGCTTGAACAGGACGTCCTCGAGTATGCGGAGGCGATGACCCGCAGCGACCGCGACGTCGATGACGACATCTTCGCGCGGATTCGCCGACACTTCGAGGACGCGGGACTCGTTGAGCTTACGGGGTGGATCTGCCTCGAGAATCTGTACAGCAAGTTCAACCGGTCGTTCCGGATCGAGGCGATGGGCTTTTGCGTCGTCCACCGCCCGGACAACGAACGCTGA